In the Raphanus sativus cultivar WK10039 unplaced genomic scaffold, ASM80110v3 Scaffold4103, whole genome shotgun sequence genome, TATGTattctttaaataaattttggataCTTTGGCAAATAGTTTACTTTAAAGCTTTtacagcaaaagaaaaaaaaagacagacaaAACCCAGAGTAGTATATAGTATAAATTTGATTCTATGTTGTCACTCCCAAAACAAAATCTCTCACAAGTAGCTATCAAGAACAAAGCGAAGGGGAGTTTGCTTGGTCTTTGCTCATCATCCTCTTGCCTTGAAATACTACTTCCTGTCTCCCTCTCTGTCTACACACAATCACACTCTtctattccttttttttttgaactttcaaTCTTCTATTcctttctctctatatatattatctagtCTCTCATTCCTTTTCACTAGTATTGGTCTCTACACAAAGAGAGGACAAGCAATGGAGAATGTTGAGAAAGCAGTGGAAACCGTTGTTGTTGGGAACTATGTGGAGATGGAGAGTGAAGGGAAAGACTCAGACATGAAATCTAAGCTTTCCAACTTGTTTTGGCATGGCGGTTCTGTCTATGATGCTTGGTTCAGCTGCGCTTCCAACCAGGTACGTCACCTTTACTGTATTTTGTAGATGAAAACAAAAAGGTGTCGGTTTTATACTCCACTATGTGTAACTTGATGAATATGTCTATTTTCTTTAGGTGGCGCAAGTGCTGTTGACTCTTCCATATTCATTTTCACAGCTAGGGATGCTCTCAGGAATTCTGTTTCAGCTCTTCTACGGCCTCTTGGGAAGTTGGACTGCATACCTCATCAGCATTCTTTATGTCGAATACAGAacaaggaaagagagagagaaagttaacTTCAGAAACCATGTCATTCAGGtaacaatataaaattattctagtTAGCTCTTTTCGACATCCTGTTgcatttgaaaacatatatatatactaattacaTGGATTTTTTTTACAATGTGAAGTGGTTCGAGGTTCTTGATGGATTGCTTGGGAAGCACTGGAGGAATGTTGGGTTAGCATTCAACTGCACCtttcttctctttggatctGTCATTCAGCTCATAGCTTGTGCCAGGTACTTACTACTAATCatccaaaattatttattgatcAGGAAAAGAAGACTACAAtccacatatatgtatatatatttcttttcttaatGAGATCAATGATGATTTGGTTTTAATGAACAATGAATGAATGTGCAGCAACATATATTACATAAATGACAATCTGGATAAGAGGACATGGACATACATATTTGGGGCATGTTGTGCAACCACAGTCTTCATCCCTTCCTTCCACAACTACAGGGTTTGGTCTTTCCTTGGACTCTTGATGACCACTTACACTGCTTGGTACCTCACCATTGCCTCCATCCTCCATGGTCAGGTAAATTAATTACTGAAGGAATTTTTTTATGCTTTGGTAATAGTTTTACGGTGGGATAGATTAGCTGGTGATGTTGTAGCTTAAGGGGACTCAAAAACATCAACAAAGTTGTCTTCTTTCTTGTGTTTTTGGCCCTTTTGTCTCAAGCAACATGTGGTTGGGACCACTTTTGCCCAAACCTATATACATTGGTGTCAGACATGGTTTAATGCATCAATGATACATTGCTTATAAGTTATAATACAGATATATGAAGCTGTTTgagattaataatatatatatgtaacaaaCTATATTGGTATAATAATAGGTAGAAGGAGTGAAGCATTCGGGACCAAGCAAGCTGGTGTTATACTTCACAGGGGCCACAAACATTCTTTACACATTCGGTGGTCATGCTGTTACAGTGTATgatcttttaacttttttaacCCCATTAATCCATGTATCGCTAAGGGTATAATCGGTTACAGAGATTGATGAAAAGGACCACTCcctttctttgttttttgttttttattgaCACGACACATTTACTTCAGTTAAATATGTAAATTGAATATGTGTTCATGTGTTGTTGGAGCAGAGAAATAATGCATGCGATGTGGAAGCCGCAGAAGTTCAAGTCTATTTACCTGTTTGCGACTCTGTACGTCCTAACGCTGACCCTGCCTTCTGCGTCTGCGGTTTATTGGGCGTTTGGCGATTTGCTTCTAAACCATTCAAACGCATTCGCTCTCCTCCCAAAGAACCTTTTCCGCGACTTTGCAGTTGTGCTCATGCTCATCCACCAATTCATCACGTTTGGGTTCGCCTGCACGCCTCTATACTTCGTGTGGGAGAAGCTGATAGGCATGCATGAGTGCCGGAGCATGTGCAAGAGAGCCGCCGCGAGGCTTCCTGTGGTTATACCCATCTGGTTTCTGGCTATCATATTCCCTTTCTTCGGCCCCATCAACTCAACCGTGGGATCACTCCTCGTCAGCTTCACCGTTTACATCATCCCTGCGCTGGCTCACATCTTCACCTTCCGCTCATCCGCTGCACGTGAGAACGCTGTGGAGCAGCCGCCGAGGTTTCTAGGGAGGTGGACAGGAGCTTTCACCATCAACGCATTCATTGTGGTGTGGGTGTTCATAGTTGGGTTTGGGTTCGGTGGTTGGGCTAGTATGATAAATTTTGTTCACCAGATTGACACCTTCGGACTTTTCACGAAATGCTACCAGTGTCCTCCACCAGTAATGGCCTCACCTCCTCCGATCAGCCATCCTCATGTCAACCACACTCGTGGCCTTTGAGCAACAATGAGCAGACACGAAGGGTGGTTTATTCCACGGAGATAGATTTGGGTTcgtttgtttagatttttaccaaggctttttgttgttgtttcttttttggttcTTCAAATTTTACTATCGTCGTTCATGTTTGGAAATTAAAGAGGACATCTTAATCTGTTAACACATATAAATACCacaatctattttattaattttgcagTGTgccctattgatatatgttctgtccaattatttttatttttattttaagtggTTACTTATTATTCCTTTTATATAATACAACCatatctaattaattatatgttggTGCGGACCATGGATTCATATCATATTTGTATTCTGGGTTTATGGTTCTTGCTGGTGGTGTCATTGGTAAAATCAAACGGCAAAAATCAGAAGCCACTGAGATATTGGAGAAGACAACCTCTTTTGCCGTGTTATAATCATAGACGTCCACGTGTCTTAATCATAAAGCTTCGCTGTTAATTTAAATAgggatattttaattttgggcTGGAACGATTGTAACAACTCTAAATCTCCGTATCATTTTCCATGCCTTTTAGGTTttaggtttttgataaaaatggttaacaacattttttaataaatattaattccATCACAAAAAATTATGGGAACTAGAATATTTGACCTGAAATTATTGTAAAGA is a window encoding:
- the LOC130507160 gene encoding auxin transporter-like protein 2, whose product is MENVEKAVETVVVGNYVEMESEGKDSDMKSKLSNLFWHGGSVYDAWFSCASNQVAQVLLTLPYSFSQLGMLSGILFQLFYGLLGSWTAYLISILYVEYRTRKEREKVNFRNHVIQWFEVLDGLLGKHWRNVGLAFNCTFLLFGSVIQLIACASNIYYINDNLDKRTWTYIFGACCATTVFIPSFHNYRVWSFLGLLMTTYTAWYLTIASILHGQVEGVKHSGPSKLVLYFTGATNILYTFGGHAVTVEIMHAMWKPQKFKSIYLFATLYVLTLTLPSASAVYWAFGDLLLNHSNAFALLPKNLFRDFAVVLMLIHQFITFGFACTPLYFVWEKLIGMHECRSMCKRAAARLPVVIPIWFLAIIFPFFGPINSTVGSLLVSFTVYIIPALAHIFTFRSSAARENAVEQPPRFLGRWTGAFTINAFIVVWVFIVGFGFGGWASMINFVHQIDTFGLFTKCYQCPPPVMASPPPISHPHVNHTRGL